From one Gracilinanus agilis isolate LMUSP501 chromosome 5, AgileGrace, whole genome shotgun sequence genomic stretch:
- the LOC123249969 gene encoding isocitrate dehydrogenase [NAD] subunit beta, mitochondrial-like, with protein sequence MAALGGVRVMSQSLVVVRRPGVWRGLITTAATHSAQPKSGVGEEKEGKVIPVTMVPGDGVGPELMEAVRKVFKAALVPVEFQECHLSGVQNMDKEEKLEQVLNSIRKNKIAIIGKIHTPMETKGIMSYNMRIKRNLDLFANVVPVQSLLGYETRHNNLDLVIIREQTEGEYSALEHESVKGVIECLKIITSYKSRRIAKFAFDYATNKGRKKVTAVHKANIMKLGDGLFLRCCEEVAELYPKIKFESIIIDNCCLQLVKNPYQFDVLVMPSLYGNIVDNLAAGLVGGAGVVPGESYSGEYAVFETGAKHQYSQAAGKNIANPTGMLLSSSNMLNYLNLKHHSSKIAGAVKAVIKTGKIRTEDMGGKNSTSEFVDSVIKHLKSTGSSLS encoded by the exons ATGGCGGCCCTGGGCGGTGTCCGTGTGATGAGCCAATCACTGGTGGTGGTCCGgagacctggagtctggaggggCCTGATCACCACAGCTGCCACCCACTCTGCCCAGCCAAAGAGTGGAGTGGGTGAGGAGAAGGAGGGCAAGGTGATACCTGTCACTATGGTGCCCGGCGATGGTGTGGGCCCTGAGCTCATGGAGGCTGTCAGAAAAGTCTTTAAGGCAGCCTTGGTCCCTGTGGAGTTTCAGGAGTGTCATCTGAGTGGGGTGCAGAATATGGACAAAGAAGAGAAACTGGAACAAGTATTGAACTccataaggaaaaataagattGCGATCATTGGAAAAATCCACACCCCAATGGAAACCAAAGGCATCATGTCTTATAACATGCGAATCAAGCGGAACCTGGACTTGTTTGCTAACGTTGTTCCCGTCCAGAGCCTTTTGGGATATGAGACCCGACACAACAACCTGGACTTGGTAATTATCCGTGAGCAGACTGAGGGAGAATATAGTGCCCTCGAGCATGAAAGTGTCAAGGGGGTGATTGAATGTTTGAAGATCATCACTAGTTACAAGTCCCGGCGAATTGCCAAGTTTGCCTTTGACTATGCCACCAATAAGGGTCGAAAGAAGGTCACAGCGGTGCACAAGGCCAACATTATGAAGCTGGGCGATGGGCTTTTCCTGAGGTGTTGTGAGGAGGTGGCCGAGCTATACCCCAAGATCAAGTTTGAGAGCATAATCATAGACAACTGTTGTCTACAGTTGGTGAAAAATCCATACCAGTTTGATGTGCTCGTGATGCCCAGTCTCTATGGAAACATTGTCGACAACTTGGCAGCAGGTCTGGTGGGGGGTGCTGGTGTGGTTCCTGGTGAGAGCTACAGTGGTGAATATGCTGTTTTTGAAACAGGTGCAAAGCACCAGTATAGCCAGGCTGCCGGCAAGAACATAGCCAACCCTACTGGCATGTTACTGTCTTCCAGCAATATGCTGAATTACCTCAACCTGAAACATCACTCCAGCAAGATTGCTGGGGCCGTGAAGGCAGTGATAAAAACTGGCAAAATTCGGACTGAGGACATGGGCGGCAAAAACAGCACATCAGAATTTGTCGATTCAGTTATCAAACACCT GAAGTCAACTGGTAGTAGTTTATCTTAA